Genomic window (Candidatus Methylomirabilis sp.):
GAGCCTTCAGACTCTACTGTTGCCTTGCTCTTGACCATACGACGCGCCTCTGCGGTGGTCACAGTGTTCCCTTGAATCTACCAGGGTTCATTCCCCGAGGCTTGCCACGAGGTAGTTCATTCGGCGTGCAAAGGAAGAAGGGATTCCTCATGCGCTAGTTCAGCCGCATAGGCGATGGCGGCGTCGATGTGTTCGGGCTTCAGCGACGGATAGCTTCGGAGAATCTCTTCCCTGCTCGCTCCCTCGGCAAGGCTATCGAGGATGTTCGTAACGAGGACGCGTGTTCCTTTGGCGCAGAGTTGGCCGTGACAAATCAGCGGGTCACTGCTGAGGTGTTGCCGCCAGTCAATCATAATCCGGTCTCCCTTCTCTCTG
Coding sequences:
- a CDS encoding DUF433 domain-containing protein, whose product is MIDWRQHLSSDPLICHGQLCAKGTRVLVTNILDSLAEGASREEILRSYPSLKPEHIDAAIAYAAELAHEESLLPLHAE